CGATCTGGTCCAGAAGCTGCTGCGCAAGGCGCGCAAGGGCGCCAAAATCATCTACGTGCCCGGCAATCACGACGAGTTCCTGCGCAACTATTACGGCACGCATTTCGGCGGCATCGACGTCGTCGAGAACACCGTCCACACCGGCGTGGACGGCAAGCGTTATCTCGTCATCCACGGCGACATCTTCGACCTCGTGGTGCAGAACGCGCGCTGGCTCGCCCATCTCGGCGACAAGGCTTACGACTTCGCGATCCAGATGAATCGCTTCGTCAACTTCTTCCGCCGCATGTTCAAGGTACCGTATTGGTCGCTGTCGCAATGGGCCAAGCAGAAGGTCAAGAACGCGGTGAACTATATCGGCGCGTTCGAGCAGGCGCTCTCGGCCGAAGCACGGCGTCATGACGCCGATGGCGTGATCTGCGGCCACATCCACTACGCCGTGATCCGCGACGAGAACGGCATCCGTTACATGAACTGCGGCGACTGGGTCGAGAGCTGCACCGCGCTCGTCGAGCACGATGACGGACGTTTCGAGATCATCACCTGGGCGGACCATTTGCAGAAGCCGGCGCAAGTTCCGCAGGTGGCAGCAAGGGCTGCTTGATGCGCATCCTGGTCGCGACCGACGCCTGGCACCCGCAAGTCAACGGTGTGGTTCGGACGCTGACCAAGCTCGCTGACGCTGCCGCGACGTTTGGCGTCGAGTTCACGTTCCTGACGCCGCAATCGTTCCGCACCTTTGCGATGCCGAGCTATCGCGACGTGCGGCTTGCGATGCCGCGCCCGGCGCGCATCGCAAAGCTGATCGAGGAAGCGCGGCCCGACAGCATCCATATCGCGACGGAAGGGCCGATCGGCCTGATGGTCCGCCGCTATTGCCGCCAGCGCAAGCTGCCGTTCACGACCAGCTTCCACACCCGCTTTCCCGAATATGTCCGCGCGCGCGTGCCGGTTCCGGGCTCGCTGATCTGGCGGGCGCTGCGCCGCTTCCAC
This portion of the Bradyrhizobium diazoefficiens genome encodes:
- a CDS encoding UDP-2,3-diacylglucosamine diphosphatase, giving the protein MGSYDVSDESPERRFRTLFISDVHLGARGSQADLLLDFLRYHDADTIYLVGDIVDGWALKSSWHWPQSHNDLVQKLLRKARKGAKIIYVPGNHDEFLRNYYGTHFGGIDVVENTVHTGVDGKRYLVIHGDIFDLVVQNARWLAHLGDKAYDFAIQMNRFVNFFRRMFKVPYWSLSQWAKQKVKNAVNYIGAFEQALSAEARRHDADGVICGHIHYAVIRDENGIRYMNCGDWVESCTALVEHDDGRFEIITWADHLQKPAQVPQVAARAA